Proteins encoded by one window of Vibrio rumoiensis:
- a CDS encoding DMT family transporter has product MKQYLPILSAMVTILMWSSLASLTVGINHIPASLSVGIVLLIAMLPGIKYYRNWKLPINVWLTAIIGMFGYHFLLFDAFSRAPAVEVNMIQYLWPLFIVIGSPLFGGDKLNPGHIIGAIMAFSGVVLVMSSNLEEHNSAYWFGYLEAFAAALLWAGYTLSNRKHKNMPSSAIAVVCGISGILSLCVFGLTYVEVPQISYLDLLFICLLGLGPMGLSFYTWDYAMRNSDPRFIGSLTYLTPLLSTVMLTIFYNKSELTFEHLMSLTLIITGSFLGKLFMMLQKNHQIKTT; this is encoded by the coding sequence ATGAAACAGTACTTACCAATATTATCGGCAATGGTGACAATTTTAATGTGGTCATCACTAGCCAGTTTAACGGTGGGCATCAACCATATACCAGCCTCTCTTTCTGTGGGTATTGTATTACTTATCGCCATGCTTCCTGGAATTAAATATTACCGTAACTGGAAGTTACCTATAAATGTATGGCTTACAGCGATCATTGGTATGTTTGGTTATCATTTTTTGCTATTTGATGCGTTCAGTCGAGCACCTGCGGTAGAGGTCAATATGATCCAATATCTATGGCCATTATTTATAGTTATTGGAAGCCCGTTATTTGGAGGGGACAAGCTCAATCCTGGTCATATCATTGGTGCAATCATGGCATTTAGTGGAGTGGTTCTTGTTATGTCTAGTAACCTTGAAGAACATAACAGTGCATATTGGTTTGGTTACCTTGAAGCGTTTGCAGCAGCATTACTTTGGGCAGGATACACATTATCTAACCGGAAGCACAAAAATATGCCATCTTCTGCAATTGCTGTTGTTTGTGGTATCTCTGGAATTTTATCCTTATGCGTTTTCGGATTGACCTATGTTGAAGTTCCTCAAATAAGCTATTTAGATTTACTATTTATATGCTTACTAGGGCTTGGTCCTATGGGATTAAGCTTTTATACATGGGACTATGCCATGCGTAATAGTGACCCTAGATTTATCGGTTCCTTAACGTATTTAACGCCACTATTATCTACTGTGATGTTAACTATTTTTTATAATAAATCAGAATTAACCTTCGAACACTTAATGTCCTTAACCTTAATTATCACTGGTTCATTCTTAGGAAAGTTATTTATGATGTTACAAAAAAATCACCAAATAAAAACGACATAA
- a CDS encoding M24 family metallopeptidase — MKDILEIKNGSKTKGTFSPIEMQSRLTKLREMMAVNNIDAILFTSYHNINYYSDFLYCAFGRNFGLYVTQESSTTITANIDGGLGYRRSFGENVVYTDWKQDNFYRAIKSLSNNEKTIGIEGDHAPLIVRDKLASTVPTAQLIDISSDVMKMRMIKSAEEIAIIKNGARIADIGGYACKDAIQENVGEHEIAIASTDAMIREIAKTYPHTEIRDTWTWFQSGINTDGAHNAVTTRQLQKGDILSLNCFPMIAGYYTALERTLFLDYCTDEQLKIWEINCEVHRRGLELLKPGTRCCDIAAELNDIYRRHGVLDYRTFGYGHSFGVLSHYYGREAGLELREDIQTVLEPGMVISMEPMLMIPEGEPGAGGYREHDILVLTENGNENITGFKFGPEHNIVSA; from the coding sequence ATGAAAGATATTTTAGAAATAAAAAATGGAAGCAAAACTAAAGGGACATTCTCTCCAATTGAGATGCAGTCAAGATTAACCAAGTTAAGAGAGATGATGGCAGTCAATAATATTGATGCTATTTTATTTACCTCTTATCACAATATTAATTATTACAGTGATTTTTTATATTGTGCATTTGGCCGTAATTTTGGACTTTATGTTACTCAAGAAAGCTCAACAACCATCACCGCAAATATTGATGGTGGATTAGGTTATCGCCGTAGTTTTGGAGAAAATGTTGTCTACACAGACTGGAAACAAGATAACTTTTACAGAGCCATTAAATCGTTAAGTAATAATGAAAAAACAATCGGTATAGAGGGGGATCATGCCCCTTTAATCGTGCGCGATAAATTAGCAAGTACAGTGCCAACAGCACAATTAATTGATATCAGCTCTGATGTAATGAAAATGCGCATGATTAAAAGTGCTGAAGAGATAGCGATCATTAAGAATGGTGCGCGTATTGCAGATATTGGTGGATATGCATGTAAAGATGCCATCCAAGAAAATGTAGGTGAGCATGAAATCGCCATAGCATCAACCGATGCAATGATCCGTGAAATAGCTAAAACATATCCTCATACAGAAATTCGAGACACTTGGACTTGGTTCCAATCGGGGATAAATACGGATGGCGCGCACAATGCCGTAACAACCCGACAACTCCAAAAAGGTGATATTCTCAGCCTTAACTGTTTCCCAATGATTGCTGGTTACTATACCGCTTTAGAAAGAACACTCTTCCTTGATTATTGTACCGATGAACAATTAAAAATATGGGAAATTAACTGTGAAGTTCATCGTCGTGGTTTAGAACTACTTAAACCGGGGACTCGCTGTTGTGATATCGCGGCTGAACTAAATGATATTTATCGCCGACACGGTGTTCTAGACTATCGAACATTTGGATATGGTCACTCCTTTGGTGTCTTAAGTCATTATTATGGTCGAGAAGCAGGGTTAGAACTTCGAGAAGATATCCAAACAGTATTAGAACCGGGAATGGTGATATCGATGGAGCCTATGTTGATGATCCCTGAAGGTGAGCCTGGTGCTGGTGGTTATCGAGAGCACGATATTTTAGTACTTACAGAAAACGGCAATGAAAATATTACTGGTTTTAAATTTGGGCCTGAACATAACATAGTGAGTGCTTGA